From one Drosophila subpulchrella strain 33 F10 #4 breed RU33 chromosome 3L, RU_Dsub_v1.1 Primary Assembly, whole genome shotgun sequence genomic stretch:
- the LOC119554457 gene encoding LOW QUALITY PROTEIN: uncharacterized protein CG32395 (The sequence of the model RefSeq protein was modified relative to this genomic sequence to represent the inferred CDS: inserted 2 bases in 2 codons), whose product MREVNPLNRFNRHFLFLIVLVTQICGVTTFVYNSRHHCFRQSGFLRLYSSLILSLVGLFLVINIRKMLHSLQSAWPYLAGSIVILVARVQGFMDSQEIVKLLNQMIGVLKQVKVMTRHPNIFRLGHLMLLFLTLQNLLRSLNMVLGISSRSEKAYDILANSFVLLILLGVLLSFLLXAFLACYNELHRCARRISKDRDELRQSQVLKSGQVLVLVRQLQIITERLIRLRSSVFHLTLQIIQHFRFXVFHLINYHKEIERTIDVRLHQEIKVRIRVTIYGITLDTRLLLKLLSISAFCALVNRQGYLHLHSP is encoded by the exons ATGAGGGAAGTGAATCCGCTCAACCGCTTCAATCGGCACTTCCTGTTTCTCATCGTGCTGGTGACCCAGATCTGTGGGGTCACCACTTTCGTCTACAACTCGAGGCATCATTGCTTTCGACAATCCGGATTCCTGCGGTTGTACTCCAGCTTAATTCTGTCTTTAGTGGGATTATTCCTCGTCATTAACATAAGAAAAATGCTTCATAGTCTCCAAAGTGCTTGGCCATATTTGGCGGGCAGTATTGTAATCCTGGTGGCTCGAGTGCAAGGATTTATGGATAGTCAGGAGATTGTAAAGCTATTGAATCAAATGATTGGTGTCCTGAAGCAGGTGAAAGTGATGACCAGGCATCCGAATATCTTTCGTCTGGGACACCTCATGCTCCTTTTCTTGACTTTACAAAATCTTCTAAGATCCTTAAACATGGTTTTGGGAATTAGTAGCCGTTCCGAAAAAGCTTATGACATTCTGGCCAATAGTTTTGTATTACTGATTCTATTGGGAGTTCTTCTGAGCTTTCTTC CTGCCTTTCTTGCCTGCTATAATGAACTTCACAGATGCGCTCGACGAATCTCCAAAGATAGGGATGAACTAAGGCAGTCCCAGGTTCTTAAGAGTGGGCAAGTTCTGGTTTTGGTAAGACAATTACAGATAATCACTGAGAGGTTGATTCGTCTGCGTTCAAGTGTTTTTCATCTGACACTTCAAATCATCCAGCACTTTCGGT CAGTTTTTCACTTGATCAACTATCATAAGGAAATTGAGAGAACT ATTGATGTCCGGCTCCACCAGGAAATCAAGGTACGCATCAGGGTCACCATATATGGCATTACGCTGGACACGAGACTCCTCTTGAAACTGCTGTCCATTAGTGCTTTCTGTGCTCTTGTTAACCGGCAGGGATACCTGCACCTCCACAGTCCTTAA
- the LOC119553931 gene encoding eukaryotic translation initiation factor 4E1: protein MLTAQQNEFKMMDCGTETLTDSRSSSSQDLKTLSEMDLRKPLKGIVDVRLKHPLENTWTLWYLENDRTKSWEDMQNEITSFDMVEDFWSLYNHIKPPSEIRVGSDYSLFKKGIQPMWEDDANKYGGRWVINMGRGSKLELDKLWLDVLLILIGEAFEHTEEVCGAVINLRGKSNKISIWTANGHNELAVMEIGLKLRDLLVLPPHQLQYQLHKDSMSKQGSVVKAVYCV, encoded by the exons ATGCTGACGGCCCAGCAGAACGAATTCAAGATGATGGACTGCGGCACCGAGACGCTGACCGATTCCCGTTCCAGCTCCAGCCAGGATCTGAAAACGCTTTCGGAGATGGATCTGCGTAAGCCCCTCAAGGGGATCGTCGATGTGCGCTTGAAACATCCCCTGGAGAACACCTGGACGCTCTGGTATCTGGAGAACGATCGCACCAAGTCCTGGGAGGACATGCAGAACGAGATCACTAGCTTCGACATGGTCGAGGACTTTTGGAGCCTGTACAATCACATCAAGCCACCGTCGGAGATTCGAGTGGGCAGCGATTATTCGTTGTTCAAGAAGGGCATACA ACCGATGTGGGAGGATGATGCAAACAAGTACGGCGGCCGCTGGGTCATCAATATGGGGCGTGGCTCCAAACTGGAGCTCGACAAGCTCTGGCTAGATGTG CTACTCATACTGATTGGCGAGGCCTTTGAGCACACTGAAGAAGTCTGCGGCGCTGTTATCAACTTGCGCGGGAAGAGCAACAAAATTT CAATTTGGACCGCCAACGGGCACAACGAGCTGGCCGTCATGGAGATTGGACTCAAGCTACGCGACCTGCTCGTCCTGCCGCCACACCAACTGCAGTACCAGCTGCACAAGGACTCGATGTCCAAGCAGGGATCGGTGGTCAAAGCGGTTTATTGCGTGTAA